Genomic DNA from Salvia miltiorrhiza cultivar Shanhuang (shh) chromosome 1, IMPLAD_Smil_shh, whole genome shotgun sequence:
CAGTGAtcatattagtgtcaatagTGTCATATATTTGTGTTGATACACTGTCTTGTTTTATATAGATGAGTGCaattatatgaccattttgaacacttccccgtaggatttagattatccatttagggtttacattctccatttagggtgctgcacgaatggtacttatggccatattagtgctaTTAGTGTTATATACTCTCttttatgtagtgttgcacgaatagtacttatgaccatatattagtgtcattagtgcctaAGCCGtgcgcaaacccgaatccgatccaccctaattaagggcaaaatagttttaaaacgtaaaaaattgccaaaatttatgttttttagataggtggccaaatattgtgtttaaCTGTTCAAAATGATACTCTTAAAAATATACTTGaaactataataatttataacctTACTAAAAAGTTTAATTCTCATTCTTACATTAACAATTCATTgttttaattattcattttctCTTAATATAATTCAAATCTCATATCAATTTTTTCACGCTTTACACAAATTGATTATGAGAACTTAgttatgttttttcaaactTCAAATGTGATGagctcacaagtcagttatgtTATTTCAAACTTAACATGAGATGATGATCGAAActtaattatgatatttcaaattcCAAATGAAATGATGTACCAAAGTCTATCATAATTTTTCAAGCTCCATATAAGATAATGTTTACAAGCTAattatgatcttacaagctttagataatataatctcacaaatcaACTTTAATAATTGCATTTTACAAGTTAAAGTAAATTTTCGTCCAATTTCGATGGATTACCTAGTTGTAAAAAACAAGGGTCAAATATCGCATCAAAATATGGTATTTTCCCTTGAAACCTCGCCTTAACAGTTTGCGCCCCATATCATATTTAAGTTTCCAAATTTCTTGTCAATAATTCTCAGAAACCGATTAACAATAAATGAAATTCACTACAAAACTATGATGAAGTTAGCTCCAAAGTTCTTTTGCTTGCCTGCAGCCCCGTAAATATTAGCATATCATATCATTCAGTACAAATTTCTTCAATTATCAACTACAAAATATAGGTCGGCTTTCTTCAAATCTTTTTTTACTAAAAGCAACTTCAACAAAATCAGCGCCAATCCAAGTAAAACTCGACATATTTATAATCATCTCCACGAATAACATTTAATAGCTAAGCACATCCATCCATTTCTCAAGttctgaaatttaaatatgtatagcataaaaaagaaaaatgtaattCTATCAAGCTAAAAGCAAATCTTCACTCACTCCAAGTTGTAGTAGTTTCATAAGCCGAGTTGAGTCGCTGTATTTCTACCACCCTtcatgtaatgacccgactttttattaaggattatatacttttaattactgatttaaggatttattatggtaattagagttcagcttccattaataaaatacgaacttatataaatttgataatttatatatgtgatgatttattttttttattttcaatagatgatgcactcaaaatatattttgagtccattaatttattgtggagaatttaacactgaagtgttaaatatgaatcttttatcgattgtttacttaagcccatgagtaatttattttatgttagaagcaagctcaaatggattttatgcttcaataagaattaggcttatatgtcttaaatgtatttaaatgagtttggaaccatataattaatatattaatctcttagatattttaattagaataatcttaagcatgctgaatcctaaagcatgctgaagaaatttggagcgcatgctgaaggaaattcttcagtcttacatgcaggctgaaagtgttcatacctgtaagttgaagaatttccatccaagccaccccattttttcttttataacctacaccatttttcagccaattcccacctctcacattcatctaccatctctctcgcagccaagaaacgacaccacatctttcatcattcaaggtttatatttctaatttatatattataatatccttcaattgtatacatcaactccagaataccaacacatgctcattaactcagatttacatatgctttgataaatgaagaaaatgagtagcaaattcatagatttacagttactaaatatgtacttgtgaactgaagttacaaggaaagagttaaaacttttatttgagcaattacagtatatgattctcgcacaaaaaccctttgtgttggctgattgcgtgtgtgagtcgaggtcagggggagggcagcctcggtggctcgtcgtcgccggcggttgacggacggcgacggagccgcggttgtctccgatctaccaagaaagggaaagaggagtttcagtttttaatttaaaatgaaatgagaatagggagatccggggcttacctttgtgagacggtgctcggctcctccagcgagctgctggccgtcgatcgcgggccagccagcggcgactccgggcaagccaacggcggcgggaactccgagcaagacgaacgactgaaggccagatccgtcgacctcaggcgaacagcagcagctccaggcggccgtggcgttgaacggcggcggcggatctgccgcgaggatgagggagcaggcggcggcccggCGATGGCGGCACATCGGCGTGGTTGCGCTTGCTGTGcctttccagcggccgagattgagcgagagagatagaggagaagagggggggaaaagttcagggagagagaaggagaagccgcgccgctcgccggcggcgacggcgccgttgaacggcagcggcggcggcagaacggcagaaaacgagagagagaggtccgagaga
This window encodes:
- the LOC131007032 gene encoding uncharacterized protein LOC131007032, producing MCRHRRAAACSLILAADPPPPFNATAAWSCCCSPEVDGSGLQSFVLLGVPAAVGLPGVAAGWPAIDGQQLAGGAEHRLTKIGDNRGSVAVRQPPATTSHRGCPPPDLDSHTQSANTKGFCARIIYCNCSNKSFNSFLVTSVHKYIFSNCKSMNLLLIFFIYQSICKSELMSMCWYSGVDVYN